A portion of the Sulfuricurvum kujiense DSM 16994 genome contains these proteins:
- a CDS encoding HD domain-containing phosphohydrolase produces the protein MTFKEMVQQVSECAEGMNVLYVEDEPLIRDNTKLLLETIFPYVKIASNGREGMEHYQERVFDIVITDILMPEMNGVNMIRKMKEINSSQRFIVTSACEESSYLLELINLGVAQFLLKPIQTEQIIQILHEVVKNIYNERKVARFNAKIKNDLVHQTTLLEQYQEVVDLSSIVVQTDLEGNIVYANELFCKTSGYELDEIIEKGHKVLRHPDMGSEFYDNLWKTIRNKQSWKGTIKNLKKNGEYYITDTTVKPILDEHGEIIDYISTSHDVTELFDLNEEIWQTQHEMLSLLGEVGETRSHETGNHVRRVAKYAKILGELYGLEDEENRLLYSASPMHDIGKIGISDAILLKPGKLEPEEYDVMKTHSTIGYDILKNSSRPLLKAAAIIAREHHEKWDGSGYPNALSGSDIHIYGRITALADVFDALSCERVYKKAWPMEKIIEFVLNERGRHFDPDLVDMFMENIDRFKEVAAKYQD, from the coding sequence ATGACGTTTAAAGAGATGGTACAGCAAGTTTCAGAATGTGCAGAAGGGATGAATGTTCTCTACGTTGAAGACGAACCGTTAATACGGGATAATACAAAGCTGCTATTGGAGACGATTTTCCCGTATGTCAAAATAGCATCAAACGGACGTGAAGGGATGGAACACTATCAAGAAAGAGTGTTCGATATCGTTATTACCGATATTTTGATGCCGGAAATGAACGGTGTCAACATGATCCGGAAAATGAAAGAGATCAACTCGTCTCAACGATTTATTGTTACATCAGCCTGCGAAGAGAGCAGCTATTTGCTGGAGTTGATCAATCTGGGTGTAGCTCAGTTTTTACTCAAACCCATTCAGACCGAGCAGATCATACAGATTCTTCATGAAGTGGTTAAAAATATTTACAATGAACGTAAAGTAGCGCGATTCAATGCTAAAATCAAAAATGATTTAGTACACCAAACAACGTTATTGGAACAATACCAAGAGGTTGTTGATCTCTCTAGTATCGTCGTTCAAACCGATTTGGAAGGTAATATTGTTTATGCGAATGAGTTGTTTTGTAAGACCAGCGGGTATGAACTAGATGAAATCATCGAGAAAGGTCATAAAGTTCTTCGACACCCTGACATGGGAAGTGAATTTTACGATAATCTTTGGAAAACGATACGAAATAAACAGTCGTGGAAAGGGACGATCAAAAATCTCAAAAAAAACGGTGAATATTATATAACCGATACGACGGTCAAACCGATTTTGGATGAGCATGGAGAGATCATTGATTATATCAGTACCAGCCATGACGTCACGGAACTGTTTGATCTCAATGAAGAGATTTGGCAGACACAACATGAAATGCTCTCATTATTGGGTGAAGTAGGGGAGACGAGATCCCATGAAACCGGAAATCATGTCCGCCGTGTCGCCAAATATGCAAAAATATTGGGAGAACTTTACGGACTCGAAGATGAGGAAAATCGTCTTCTCTACAGTGCTTCACCGATGCACGATATCGGTAAAATCGGTATTTCGGATGCTATTTTGCTTAAGCCCGGAAAACTTGAACCGGAAGAATACGATGTAATGAAAACACACAGCACAATAGGGTATGATATCTTAAAAAATTCTTCCCGTCCCCTTTTGAAAGCCGCCGCTATCATTGCGCGTGAACACCATGAAAAATGGGACGGAAGCGGTTATCCTAATGCCTTGAGCGGAAGTGATATCCATATTTACGGGCGTATTACCGCATTGGCAGATGTATTTGATGCCCTAAGCTGTGAACGTGTTTATAAAAAAGCATGGCCGATGGAAAAAATTATCGAGTTTGTCCTGAATGAACGGGGGAGACATTTTGATCCGGATTTGGTTGATATGTTTATGGAAAATATAGATCGTTTTAAAGAAGTAGCCGCTAAATATCAAGATTAA
- a CDS encoding CHASE domain-containing protein: protein MKYRFKKLFYEMLDAKEFIHSRFLSLIGLMLSIALIYGVWFFSERFFYHQSQMRFEHHVNEDIYTLEHSLMKYKNALQSGVGFFQASDDVSRTDWHRYVQAIDLKQYYPGMQGMGYSTVVSPDAVQTIENKMHREGYPSFEINPKGKRNFYTTILYLEPLDKRNQAAIGYDMFSEPVRREAMERSRDSGKAALSGKVTLLQEIDKNVQSGFLMYLPYYAEGEDAGTVEERRRSLIGYIYAPFRMGDFMNANFTHKDMMRIEIYDGARKELNLLYKSPDFQNYQSDYHTERVVKIGGREWHIYYSSSPSFDKRHSSQYPILFALVGLIMYLVMLYVIVELLKKRSLLKIKTEALEHEKEIAQNYLDIVEVMVLVLDTEFTIQVINRRGCEIIGYSAKEAIGKNFMELFIPERMREELKAVANSVIYYSGFEYYENPIVTKEGEERLIAWRNRLLKDDDGHMIGILSSGEDITQVRRTQVQLQESEAFYRTVFASIEESIVILNENRIVDCNDVALRLFDTTKESLIGESIFDTAYEIECQDYPLHHHISNAYNGESTSARCTLRLHKNPNVIKIVEFSFSRFGTNDENKLVMISRDITRKVEEEKLLTMHGRQAQMGEMISMIAHQWRQPLAIINAITTQMRFKAIMNGSEDDEFVDNLVKIEQQSSHLSQTISDYRDFFRPDKPKEHFNAVSLINHALNLIDHTLKNHSIHIETANMQNLTLFTYRNEVLQVLIVLLKNSLDAFVENKIIGGEITISVQPEDQYCVIDVCDNAGGIPKEIIHKLFSPYFTTKYDGYGTGLGLYMSRIIIEEHCGGLIEVSSEGNSTTFTVKLPCRETE from the coding sequence ATGAAATACCGGTTCAAAAAACTTTTTTACGAGATGCTTGACGCAAAAGAGTTTATTCACAGCCGCTTCCTCTCCCTGATCGGTTTGATGCTTTCAATCGCATTGATTTACGGTGTTTGGTTTTTTTCGGAACGTTTTTTTTATCATCAGTCACAGATGCGTTTTGAACATCATGTAAATGAGGATATTTATACTCTTGAACATAGTCTTATGAAATATAAGAATGCACTTCAAAGCGGAGTCGGTTTTTTTCAGGCAAGTGACGATGTTTCTCGAACCGATTGGCATCGCTATGTCCAAGCGATCGACTTGAAACAGTATTATCCCGGAATGCAGGGAATGGGGTATTCGACGGTCGTTTCGCCGGATGCCGTGCAAACTATTGAAAATAAAATGCATCGAGAAGGGTATCCTTCCTTTGAAATAAATCCTAAGGGAAAGCGAAATTTCTATACGACTATACTTTATCTGGAACCGCTTGATAAACGAAACCAAGCCGCGATCGGCTATGACATGTTCTCAGAACCTGTGCGGCGCGAGGCGATGGAGCGCTCCAGAGATAGTGGAAAAGCGGCTTTGTCGGGAAAGGTCACCCTTCTTCAGGAAATCGATAAGAATGTCCAGTCCGGATTTTTGATGTATCTCCCTTATTATGCGGAAGGGGAGGACGCGGGTACGGTAGAAGAACGCCGTCGATCTTTGATCGGGTATATTTATGCTCCCTTTCGGATGGGTGATTTCATGAATGCAAATTTTACCCATAAAGATATGATGCGTATCGAGATCTACGATGGTGCGCGAAAAGAGTTGAATCTCCTTTACAAATCCCCCGATTTTCAAAATTATCAGTCGGATTATCATACCGAACGTGTAGTTAAAATAGGAGGACGGGAATGGCATATTTACTATTCGAGTTCTCCGTCGTTTGATAAACGTCATAGCAGTCAATACCCTATACTTTTTGCCCTTGTCGGTTTGATTATGTACTTGGTTATGCTCTATGTTATCGTTGAACTTTTGAAGAAACGTTCGTTACTCAAAATAAAAACAGAAGCTCTTGAACATGAAAAAGAGATTGCTCAAAATTACCTTGATATCGTTGAAGTAATGGTGTTGGTGCTGGATACCGAGTTTACAATACAGGTTATAAACCGTCGAGGCTGTGAGATAATCGGCTATAGTGCCAAAGAGGCAATCGGTAAAAACTTTATGGAGCTGTTTATCCCCGAACGGATGCGTGAAGAGTTGAAAGCCGTCGCAAACAGTGTAATTTATTATAGTGGGTTCGAATATTACGAAAATCCGATTGTCACCAAAGAGGGTGAGGAGCGTCTTATTGCCTGGCGGAACCGTTTGTTAAAAGACGATGATGGACATATGATCGGTATCCTGAGTTCGGGAGAAGATATTACACAGGTGAGACGGACTCAAGTGCAGTTGCAGGAGAGCGAAGCGTTTTACCGAACGGTATTCGCTTCGATCGAAGAGTCCATTGTTATTTTGAATGAAAACCGTATTGTCGATTGCAACGATGTAGCACTTCGATTATTTGATACGACGAAAGAGTCATTGATCGGGGAATCGATTTTTGATACGGCGTATGAGATTGAATGTCAAGATTACCCTCTTCATCATCATATTAGCAATGCTTATAACGGCGAATCTACCTCTGCACGATGCACGCTGCGTCTTCATAAGAATCCCAATGTTATTAAAATTGTTGAGTTCTCTTTTTCACGATTTGGAACAAACGATGAGAATAAATTGGTCATGATCTCCCGTGATATTACCCGCAAAGTGGAAGAAGAAAAATTGTTGACGATGCACGGACGTCAGGCACAGATGGGGGAGATGATCTCCATGATTGCCCATCAATGGCGACAACCTCTGGCAATTATCAATGCGATCACTACCCAAATGCGATTTAAAGCGATCATGAATGGTAGTGAAGATGATGAGTTTGTGGACAATTTAGTGAAAATAGAGCAGCAGAGTTCTCATCTTTCTCAAACGATTTCAGACTACCGGGATTTCTTCCGACCCGATAAACCTAAAGAACATTTTAATGCCGTTTCTTTGATTAATCACGCTCTGAACCTTATCGATCATACACTGAAAAATCATTCGATACATATTGAGACAGCCAATATGCAAAATTTAACCCTTTTCACCTATCGTAATGAAGTGCTTCAGGTGTTGATCGTATTACTTAAAAATTCTCTTGATGCCTTTGTGGAAAACAAAATAATCGGAGGGGAGATTACGATCAGTGTCCAGCCTGAGGATCAATACTGTGTCATTGATGTTTGTGATAATGCGGGAGGGATTCCAAAAGAGATAATACACAAACTCTTCAGCCCCTATTTTACAACTAAATATGACGGGTACGGTACCGGACTCGGGCTGTATATGAGCAGGATAATTATTGAGGAACATTGCGGCGGTTTGATCGAGGTTTCAAGCGAAGGAAATTCAACTACATTTACGGTAAAACTACCGTGCAGGGAAACAGAATGA
- a CDS encoding response regulator, giving the protein MITIKDVQNYSKQLSVLYVEDNDQVRTETTEIFKLLFAKVDTAGNGQDGIEKYNHETYDIVITDINMPRLNGIEMISQIREINPEQKIIAISAHDEPEILIDMMRRGVSTFLLKPINLEEMIRIIYPVCRDASAQNVNAELFEELNQERIKYKHIVEKLLAHLRTVEIKNSQMGKLYAQNNPDERSQMLEEYFAKDEENENEKVVFLGDDCEEMTDLLGEIPDQLSRYVVDKDIRHIQTVRDDVGKLSNILFHYTPFLDPLAKSLDELSDVIAQEQDLLAKLEAKPDQILSLFDAICIDLSLYVKRFAVESMAMKNIHHIHQPTSLSIQQIIGLIRPDLADDGGDMDFF; this is encoded by the coding sequence ATGATAACGATCAAAGATGTACAAAACTATTCAAAGCAACTTTCCGTATTGTATGTTGAGGATAATGATCAAGTCAGAACAGAAACTACGGAGATTTTCAAGCTTTTATTTGCCAAAGTGGATACGGCGGGTAACGGTCAAGATGGGATAGAAAAGTACAATCACGAAACGTATGATATTGTTATCACGGATATCAATATGCCCCGTCTAAATGGAATCGAGATGATTTCCCAAATTCGAGAAATCAATCCCGAACAAAAAATTATTGCTATTTCCGCTCACGATGAACCTGAAATATTGATCGATATGATGCGTCGAGGGGTAAGCACTTTTTTGCTAAAACCTATCAATCTTGAAGAGATGATACGAATCATTTATCCGGTATGTCGTGATGCATCCGCCCAAAATGTCAATGCCGAACTTTTTGAAGAACTGAATCAAGAACGAATCAAATACAAACACATTGTTGAAAAACTGCTGGCCCATTTACGTACCGTCGAGATCAAAAATTCGCAGATGGGGAAACTGTATGCGCAAAATAATCCAGATGAGCGGTCGCAAATGCTCGAAGAATACTTTGCGAAAGATGAAGAGAATGAGAACGAAAAAGTGGTGTTTCTAGGTGATGATTGCGAGGAGATGACCGATTTATTAGGAGAAATTCCCGATCAGCTTTCACGCTACGTTGTGGACAAAGATATCCGTCATATTCAGACGGTTCGGGATGATGTCGGCAAACTTTCAAACATCTTGTTTCACTATACCCCTTTTCTGGATCCGTTGGCTAAAAGTCTCGATGAGCTTTCCGACGTTATCGCACAGGAACAAGATTTATTGGCGAAACTCGAGGCAAAGCCCGATCAGATACTTTCGTTATTCGATGCGATTTGTATCGATTTGAGTCTCTATGTCAAACGCTTTGCTGTTGAGAGTATGGCGATGAAAAATATTCACCATATTCATCAGCCGACATCCTTGAGCATCCAGCAGATAATCGGTTTGATCCGCCCTGATCTAGCCGATGACGGCGGCGATATGGATTTCTTTTGA
- a CDS encoding protein-glutamate methylesterase/protein-glutamine glutaminase — MAIRVLIVDDSATARAVLREILESDPAIEVVATASDAYVARDKIVELKPDVVCLDVEMPRMDGITFLKRLMHYMPVPVVMVSSLTQNGARTTLEALEAGAVDFVGKPHSHIYDGVETMREELLSKIKMASRVRVRQRALESIQQANTTSLAETTNKILAIGASTGGTEALKDVLMGLPRNAPGTIIVQHMPSNFTGPFAERLNGLCAMEVREARNGDSITPGVALIAPGDYHMVVRRSGARYYVEIGSGEKVSGHRPSADVLFNSVAKIAGVNAIGVILTGMGGDGARGLLAMRNAGSRTIGQDEASCIVYGMPKVAYDIGAVERQLPLQNIAKGILELL, encoded by the coding sequence ATGGCAATACGGGTATTGATCGTCGATGACAGTGCAACAGCACGTGCCGTTCTGCGTGAAATTTTGGAAAGTGATCCAGCTATCGAGGTGGTAGCAACCGCTTCAGATGCATATGTAGCACGTGATAAAATCGTTGAGCTAAAACCCGATGTAGTATGTTTGGATGTGGAAATGCCACGGATGGACGGCATCACTTTTTTAAAGAGGCTGATGCACTATATGCCGGTTCCGGTCGTGATGGTCTCTTCTCTAACCCAAAACGGTGCCCGTACGACGCTTGAAGCGCTCGAAGCGGGTGCAGTCGATTTCGTCGGGAAACCCCATTCGCACATTTATGACGGTGTGGAGACGATGCGGGAAGAACTGTTAAGCAAAATTAAAATGGCATCGCGCGTCCGTGTTCGGCAGCGTGCCCTCGAAAGTATTCAACAAGCCAATACTACTTCATTGGCTGAAACCACAAACAAAATTTTGGCTATAGGTGCCTCAACCGGAGGTACCGAAGCGCTCAAAGACGTGCTGATGGGATTGCCGCGTAATGCACCGGGAACTATTATCGTACAGCATATGCCCTCGAACTTTACCGGTCCGTTTGCTGAGAGGTTGAACGGGTTATGTGCCATGGAAGTGCGCGAAGCACGCAACGGTGACTCTATTACTCCGGGAGTCGCACTCATCGCTCCGGGAGATTATCACATGGTCGTTCGCCGTTCCGGCGCCCGCTACTATGTTGAAATCGGCAGCGGTGAAAAAGTATCCGGACACCGACCCTCAGCCGATGTATTGTTTAACTCTGTGGCTAAAATTGCCGGGGTGAATGCAATCGGTGTTATTTTGACGGGAATGGGGGGAGACGGCGCCCGCGGGCTGTTGGCCATGCGTAATGCGGGTTCCCGAACAATAGGTCAGGATGAGGCGAGCTGTATAGTTTATGGTATGCCGAAAGTGGCATACGATATCGGTGCGGTGGAAAGACAGCTTCCGTTGCAAAATATCGCCAAAGGGATTTTGGAACTATTATAG
- a CDS encoding chemotaxis protein CheD, with protein MIHGSSIFIHVGQIHVDQAPQAISTVLGSCVAVCLYDSKLGIGGMNHYLLPFWNGNGLQSPKFGNISIPKMIELMMAKGSTPKTLEAKIFGGASMRISGSEAMMIGEKNVLVAHEILNEYRIPIVAEDIGGQSGRKIQFNLERGKVLMKYATRSEL; from the coding sequence ATGATACACGGATCATCTATTTTTATCCATGTCGGGCAGATTCATGTCGATCAGGCACCGCAAGCTATTTCGACGGTATTAGGTTCCTGTGTCGCGGTCTGTCTGTATGACAGTAAGCTCGGCATCGGCGGTATGAATCATTATCTGTTGCCGTTTTGGAACGGAAACGGCTTACAATCACCGAAGTTCGGAAATATCTCGATACCGAAGATGATTGAGCTGATGATGGCGAAGGGATCGACTCCTAAAACGCTCGAAGCAAAGATTTTTGGCGGAGCATCGATGAGAATCAGCGGTTCTGAAGCCATGATGATCGGTGAAAAAAACGTACTGGTTGCCCATGAAATATTAAATGAGTATCGGATACCGATTGTTGCCGAAGATATCGGAGGACAAAGCGGTCGAAAAATCCAGTTTAATCTCGAACGGGGGAAAGTGTTAATGAAATATGCTACCCGCAGTGAATTGTAA
- a CDS encoding sensor histidine kinase: MNEQENEEFAFLSRKILELNKQLMESEKVKSRFLSLIASELNNPMTALLGMIPHLTPPAGDPREEIFELAHDEALLLESRIQNLVAASEIESGMMDVTHASVNPEKLVEEALEEFKYKLKRKNISVIVESSLKEKIVTDPKKLYLILKNIIANACDYGDPDAIVNINIVQKGSEIIVTVKNRGHGPNVKYKAQVFTRFAEGMEGSHGLGLGLSIARELCGLIDGKIDYETDETSVTFTVTIPEQAVQADSEACGSNEFLFESFDDAIEL; encoded by the coding sequence ATGAATGAACAAGAGAATGAAGAATTTGCATTTTTAAGCCGGAAAATCCTTGAGTTGAACAAACAGCTTATGGAAAGTGAAAAAGTTAAATCGCGTTTTTTATCTTTAATAGCGAGTGAACTCAATAATCCTATGACGGCACTTTTAGGGATGATTCCTCATTTGACACCTCCGGCAGGTGACCCTCGTGAGGAAATTTTTGAACTGGCACACGATGAAGCGCTTCTTTTGGAATCGCGTATCCAGAATCTAGTGGCCGCTTCCGAAATAGAAAGCGGAATGATGGATGTCACTCATGCGTCGGTCAATCCTGAAAAACTCGTTGAAGAGGCTCTTGAGGAGTTTAAATATAAGCTGAAGCGTAAAAATATTTCAGTCATCGTTGAGAGTTCGTTAAAAGAAAAAATCGTCACCGATCCGAAAAAGCTCTATTTGATTCTAAAAAATATTATCGCCAATGCCTGCGATTACGGCGATCCGGACGCTATTGTCAATATTAATATCGTTCAAAAAGGCTCTGAAATTATTGTTACCGTAAAAAACCGGGGGCATGGCCCGAATGTAAAATACAAAGCGCAGGTATTTACCCGATTTGCCGAGGGGATGGAGGGATCGCACGGTTTAGGACTTGGGTTAAGCATTGCACGAGAGTTGTGCGGATTGATAGACGGAAAAATAGACTATGAAACCGATGAAACCAGTGTGACTTTTACGGTAACGATACCGGAACAAGCGGTACAAGCCGATTCTGAAGCATGCGGATCAAACGAGTTTTTATTTGAATCATTTGATGATGCTATTGAACTTTAA
- a CDS encoding PAS domain-containing protein, whose translation MENRSPAGESKEAKFENDELFFSITDRTSTILTGNEVFVRISGYKKEELIGQYHNIIRHPDMPRVVFKVLWDHINNDKPVVAYVKNQAKTGEYYWVLAAVFPLNDRFISIRIKPNSQIFAAVRELYFKLLMAEASGGMESSEPMLMGLLAELGYNSYDDFMSDALLSELGEHKKILADIDQNSKVCPEIHTQLGTKLKLLLEYSQVLMHRYERWFEKVDMYKQVKIVFDEKGQELRHLARDIVFLSLNASVASYKVANGGETFGVLASDVRVNAKENDTLIGHIHTLVQSLTDTLNELIFTVSALNIQIEAVSYFLFETLQCHVQSVSSELKENISFLINLVSMYNEKLIALQLKMDCFIKESSTYLDQLERQVMYLGYIQVYGIIEAASNNDEKVGFGGIFSQLKGLIGKTSEEIIVMQKMGHNFHVENQNLMGEAGGIGTLLKQFRTESEIIKTMDE comes from the coding sequence GTGGAAAATCGAAGCCCTGCTGGCGAAAGCAAAGAGGCTAAATTCGAAAACGACGAACTTTTTTTCTCGATAACCGATCGTACGAGTACGATCCTTACGGGAAATGAAGTTTTTGTCCGTATCAGCGGCTACAAAAAAGAGGAACTGATCGGACAGTACCATAATATTATCCGCCATCCCGATATGCCGCGAGTCGTATTTAAAGTGTTGTGGGATCATATCAACAATGACAAGCCGGTTGTCGCATATGTCAAAAATCAGGCTAAAACAGGTGAGTATTATTGGGTTTTGGCCGCTGTTTTTCCGCTTAACGACAGATTCATTTCGATACGGATAAAACCAAATTCTCAAATATTTGCTGCTGTGCGTGAGCTTTATTTCAAGCTTTTAATGGCCGAAGCGAGCGGTGGGATGGAATCCAGCGAACCTATGCTGATGGGTCTTTTAGCAGAACTCGGGTACAACAGCTATGACGATTTTATGTCGGATGCACTTTTGTCTGAACTCGGAGAACACAAAAAAATTCTTGCCGACATTGATCAAAATTCAAAAGTATGTCCTGAGATTCATACGCAGCTCGGTACAAAATTAAAGCTTTTGCTGGAATACAGTCAAGTTTTAATGCACCGATATGAACGGTGGTTTGAGAAGGTCGATATGTACAAGCAAGTCAAAATCGTCTTTGATGAAAAAGGACAGGAACTTCGTCATCTTGCCCGCGATATCGTTTTCCTGTCACTTAACGCATCGGTAGCTTCCTATAAAGTAGCTAACGGCGGGGAAACATTCGGGGTTCTTGCCAGCGATGTTCGTGTCAATGCCAAAGAGAACGATACATTGATCGGACATATCCATACGTTAGTCCAATCACTGACCGATACTCTTAATGAACTCATTTTTACGGTTTCAGCATTGAATATTCAGATTGAAGCGGTGAGCTATTTTTTATTTGAGACATTGCAATGTCATGTTCAATCTGTTTCATCGGAGCTGAAAGAGAACATCAGTTTTTTGATCAATCTGGTCTCTATGTATAATGAGAAACTGATCGCTTTGCAGCTGAAAATGGATTGTTTTATAAAAGAGAGCAGCACCTATCTCGATCAGCTTGAACGGCAGGTGATGTATTTAGGCTATATACAAGTGTACGGGATTATTGAAGCAGCTAGCAATAATGATGAGAAAGTCGGTTTCGGCGGTATTTTTTCGCAGCTTAAGGGATTGATCGGAAAAACGTCCGAAGAGATTATTGTAATGCAAAAAATGGGGCACAATTTCCATGTAGAAAATCAAAATTTGATGGGTGAAGCCGGCGGGATCGGCACGTTGTTAAAACAGTTTAGAACCGAATCGGAAATTATAAAAACAATGGATGAGTAG
- a CDS encoding CheR family methyltransferase yields MLEIELRPEEFALFRKYIYEKVGISLSDQKTTLVKGRLNKRLNHLGLKSFRDYYDYLVSDVSGEELSFFVSAISTNVTSFFREGAQWKWLESYLPAFIASKKEKKIRIWSAGCSSGEEPYTILMFLQHHLSDFERWDIKILATDISSKVLTHAMKGAYDPKAVEGLSKEIIARSFEAKKTEEGRYQIRSSLREKILFRKYNLVTDPFFFKNRFDMIFCRNVMIYFDDVTRHDLIGRFTTLLPKGAPLFLGSSESLTTHRESLKLLGSSIYQRL; encoded by the coding sequence ATGCTTGAAATTGAGCTTCGTCCTGAAGAATTTGCTCTGTTTCGCAAGTATATTTATGAAAAAGTCGGAATATCTTTATCGGATCAAAAGACCACGTTGGTTAAAGGGCGGCTGAATAAGAGACTCAATCATCTGGGGTTAAAATCGTTTCGGGATTATTATGATTATCTGGTATCCGATGTAAGCGGTGAAGAACTCTCATTCTTCGTCAGTGCGATTTCAACTAATGTCACCTCTTTTTTTCGCGAAGGGGCCCAATGGAAGTGGTTGGAGAGCTATTTGCCAGCATTTATCGCTTCTAAAAAGGAAAAAAAAATCCGTATCTGGTCGGCCGGATGTTCCAGCGGGGAAGAACCTTATACGATACTGATGTTTTTACAGCACCATTTGAGCGATTTTGAGAGATGGGACATCAAGATTTTAGCAACCGATATCTCGTCGAAAGTGCTTACCCATGCAATGAAAGGTGCCTACGATCCCAAAGCGGTAGAGGGATTGTCTAAAGAGATCATTGCCCGATCCTTTGAGGCAAAAAAAACAGAGGAGGGGCGGTATCAAATCCGTTCATCGTTAAGAGAGAAAATTCTGTTTCGTAAATACAATCTGGTGACCGATCCGTTTTTTTTCAAAAACAGGTTTGATATGATATTCTGCCGAAATGTAATGATCTATTTTGATGACGTTACCCGTCATGACTTGATAGGGCGTTTTACGACGCTTCTTCCGAAAGGGGCTCCTCTGTTTCTGGGAAGCTCCGAATCGCTTACGACCCATCGTGAGAGTCTGAAACTTTTGGGTTCTTCAATCTATCAACGACTATAA